TGAAGTGACCAATGTGCTTAGAGTAACTTTTTTAATTTAGACACATTGCAGGTTGGCTAAAACCTAATGCAAAAGCCTAGTACACTATGCAATGATCTGGGGGTCAGATGACCAACTGTCAAAatttagataaaaataataaaattaaggaaaaaaaatatgttttagctGAAGATTTGGCAACCTAGTTACGTTTTATCTATTTCAGTGTTACATAACGTCAGAGGAACAAATAGATATGTCTTGATTTAGACATTAACAgaatttatctaaaaatatttgaCATCTTCTCCATGTTGAAATAGCTGTGCAATGATCTGTGTAACATCTCTTTTAGGAAATGATGTGATGTGACAAGTTATCCACTTGTGACATATTTGCACCATGTGTGAGGATAACCAGACTGAAGTAAGAGAGTTTGTTTTATTGGGGTTTGGACATCTACACAAGCTCAAAATTCTGCTCTTTACTCTGTTTCTAGTAATCTACTCTGTGATACTAGGTGGGAATCTGCTCATCGTACTATTGGTGACCACCACTGACCAACTCAATGTTCCAATGTTTTACTTCCTGAAGCACTTGGCTCTATCTGATATTGTACTCACTACAGATATTATACCTTTAATGCTTGATGTCACAATAAAGGAGCAGAGGGCAATATCGCGTGTTGGCTGTATAACTCAACTCTACATTGGTGCAGTTTCTAGTTATGTACAATGTTTTCTTCTTGCAGTGATGTCCTATGACCGGTTACTGGCCATATGTAACCCACTtaaatatacattaataatgAGTCCAAATGTTTGCCTGCAATTAGTAGCTGGTCTCTGGTTGTCGTTTCTAACACTGATTTCAAGTGAAATGATTTTGTGTTACCAGTTACAATTTTGTGGGCAAAGTTACATCGATCATTTCTTCTGTGAGTTTGTTCCTCTGTTAAATCTGACTGTATCTGACGCATCAGTTTTGAGGATGTTAGATGCATTTTTCTCCATCCCATTAATATTTTTcccatttgtttttattgtaattaCCTATGTTTTAATTTTCTTCTCCATCATGAAAATTACATCTTTAACAGGAAGGAGCAAGTTCTTCTCCACTTGTTTTTCCCATCTGATCTCTGTGTGCACCTATTATGTGACTCTTGTCGTAGTTTATATAATTCCATATGGGGAAGATGCTTTCGATTTAAATAAGTTCAGATCCTTGTTGTACATGGCAGTGACTCCACTAATGAATCCCATCATATACAGCTTGAGGAACACTGAAATTAGGAGAGCAATCCAGAAATTATTCATGTTTAATAGTGTAACCTATTGACAATAATGAATAAAAGCAAAAAGTCCACAAGAAATTGCTGAGAACAACAACTACATTGAAAACATGGCCAAGTGTCATATATTAATCCCTTCCTTCTGCATTGTGAACACAGGAGTTAACATTCATCTTGAATTTCAAATGAGTGCAAAATAAAATCTGGTCCTCACTTTTGGGCAGAGCCCCACCATCCTTACTCAGAAGTAAAGCTAACTTTATAAGTCAAAATTCATAGATGTGTTATAGTAGTCTTGGAGATGGGAGGCAGAGGGCTATGAACATGTGTGAGCAAACTACAGGAATTATGCACAACCTGCAAGGAAAGTCTGAAATCCCCTGTGAGTGGTAATTATACCCTGGTGAAGACAGAATTTGTACATtctgatatattatgtatgtatgattttatttatgtgataaaattcgattttcctgtctattatatctcaaagaaaaaaaaagttactttcaCAATATCCAGAATTCCtaagcacatttaaataactggagtttatAATGCAAGAGGGTGAATCCAGAATCTAATCTCCGGAGTGGAACTTTAAATAGCGAATACATTTAAATAGAGAATAAATAAGAAACTTTAAATAAGAAACAacacaggcacaataaccactacagttctctgtagtggttatggtgccaggagtgccatggcgccctgccaccatttaagaacagtgtatgtgtgaggagtgtactgtgtgttaggggtgcaatgtgtgtatgtgtgtgtgtgtgttggggcagtgtgtgtattcatggggcagtgtgtgtctgagggtttcagtgtgtgtgaggagggcagtgtgtgtgtgtgtatgtgtgtgtttgtgggagtgcagagtgtgtgaatgaggggcattgtgtgtgaggggtgcagtgtgtgtataggggcagtctgtgtgcgagtggtgcagtgtgtgtgtgtgtgaggggtgcagtgtgtgggtgggacagtgtgcgtgtatggggtgcagtgtgtgtgtggggtgctgcacTGTGTGTAAGGGGTAGTGGGTGTATGGGGAGAGTGTGTGTACGAGGGCAGTGTGCGTATGGGTATACTActgaaagaaaaataagaaaggaagaaaaaatgtatataataatgcCTGTGTATACCTCCTaatgggggataacccctgtagacaaaatgaaaaaagaagagaAGTGAaggatacactatatatacaatgGAATACTAGAAAAAAGGGtggataaaacataacttttaattttGAATCCTTGAAATGTCTCGTAAGACGTAGAAAATCGCATTACAACACACAAATAATAGTactataaacacacaaacaaaatattaaaatagacaGAGGCTGGTCTACAGActggaaaaaaagaataatatatatatatatatatatatatatatatatatatatatatatatatatatatatataaaaaatacttgaaatccccagcactcacgtTTATCCTAAGCCAATGCCGGGAGCCAGACCAAAGCTCCAAAACAGATaaaatccaaatgaaataggctgctctccgggcttaaaagttccaaattttatttaaagttgattaaaattgcgaccaacgtttcggtccccgctcaggaccttcttcagggtcaaatttCAACAGGACAATACATCTCAATACAAATACTGACCTTATATACCattactaattaagaaaataacTCACCAAAGTGTTTACCGCCGAAATCACCATCACCGagtgcacttccgggtatgcgtgCGCACCTCTGAACGTGCCCCGCCTCCCATCACGTAATCGTGCGTACTTAGCCTCCTGAGTGACCGAAAACTGCGGTTACCATAGTGACGTGTAAACGATTGTGGTTTATGTATGAATTCAACCATCTGTTCCCATATAAAAATTACAGTAAGGGGAACACAATTGTTAAGTGCTTAATGTGTATGAATATTCTTGAATCCATCTATTATTAAAGTGTTTGTAAATAAAGTGCTCACCAAGTAGCTATTATTCATAAAAAGTGCCGAgtgcaataaattaaaaaactatCAAATTAGTGCTGTAGTGGACATCGCTCAATTAAAGTGCTACAAAAGTGCTTCATActtcataaacatacatacattatatacataaatacatataaactaaaaattcttttttaaaaatatactggCTAACTGGCTATTCCTACAAGAAAGAGTGGTAGGTAATACTTTCATTAAGTCCCAAAGGTGACACTGTATTTAATTGGTTGatccaaaacgcctctctttGGAGCAATAGTCTCcctctatcaccccctctccgAGGGGGAGGGATATGGTCTATCCCAATGAACTTGAGGGCTGCCAAAGGGTGCTTCTTATCCAAAAAGTGCTGTGCCACAGGTTTATCCGTTAGTCCATCCCTATACGCCAACCTAATACTTGATCGGTGACCCCTGATCCTCTCACATAGGGGTGTTTCAGTCTTTCCCACGTAGTGTAAACCACACGGGCATACCAATTTATTCACCACATAAGGGGTTTTGCAAGTGATGGTGTGTCTTATATCATAAACCTTGTTCGTATGAGGGTGGTTAAACTTTTTTTGCTGCAATCATGTGTCCGCACGTTACACACCCTAAACATCGTATGCATCCCCTTATATTGTGTTTGTCCACTTTGGAATAACTTTCCACGGGGTCAGTGTGCACCAATATGTCTTTGAGGCTTTTATTCCTTCTGTAACATATCAATGGTCTTTCTCTGAAAATTTTTGGTAGCGATTCATCCAAAGCAACCATTCTCCAATTCTCTTTGACTATCGCTGTCATTTCACTCGAGGTATTATGGAACGTCATAGGGAATATCATCCTCTGTGTAGGATCCTTTGTGGTACGCACCGGAGCCATCTTAGCTTTCAACAGTGCCTGTTCCAACTCCCGACGGTCATATCCTCTATCCAAGAACTTTTCAGTCATGGTTTGTAATTGTAACTCAGCTTTATTGTCATCCGAATTGTTGCGAATAACCCTTTGGAATTGCGCCTTGGGAATTGATTTTTTCAGAGGGACTGGGTGTGCGCTATCTGCATGCAACAAAGTGTTGCGATCCGTTGGTTTTGAAAATAAAGTGTATTGTATTTCCTTCGATTGAAATGAAAGTTCCAAATCCAAATACTGTACACTGACTTCACTGACATTGGCTGTGAATTTAATAGGTGTTTGGAGCAAGTTGAGTTCTTGTATCATTGTATGTGCTTCACTGTGACTGCCTCTCCAGATTATCAACAGGTCATCTATGAAGCGGTAGTAACCAATAATATTGTCCTTGTAGGGGGTCAAAATGTGTGTCtgctcatatatatacatatacgcgttagcgtacatgggggccatggcTGACCCCATCGATGTCCCCGCCACCTGCAAATACCACCGTtcttcaaatctgaagtagttaTTGTACAAAACCAAAGATAAAAGTTCCAATGTGAATTCTATCATAGGTCCTTGATAGACAGTGGAGTTACATAACACTTGTCGCATGGCTTCAATGCCATCTGTGTGGGGGATTACCGTATATAGACTTTTGACGTCCATAGTGATGAATATGGGAGGTTGATCTCCAAATTCCAATGTTTTGATTCTACACAAGAGGGTCTGTGTGTCTTTGATGCAGGTGTCTAACTCCTCCACAGGTCCCTTGAATATATGGTCTAACCACTGTGCTATGGGCTCTAAAATGCCCCCTATAGCAGCTAcaatggggcggcctgggggtTTGTGCATACTCTTGTGGATTTTTGGTATACTGCATATAATAGGAGTCCGAGGATGTTGTTTGTTCAAAAATTTATGTAAATCTTGACTAATGTATCCAGCTCTGAGGCCCATATCAGTAGCATCAGAAATCTTCCTTTGGATCTCTACAGTAGGGTCTCCCGGCAAGGGGAGATACGTGCTCAAATCTTGGAGTTGGTGGTTAAGATCCTCCGCGTAGTCCCTATAATTCATTAGGACCACCCCGCCACCTTTGTCCGCTGAA
This Pelobates fuscus isolate aPelFus1 chromosome 3, aPelFus1.pri, whole genome shotgun sequence DNA region includes the following protein-coding sequences:
- the LOC134601974 gene encoding olfactory receptor 5P66-like — encoded protein: MCEDNQTEVREFVLLGFGHLHKLKILLFTLFLVIYSVILGGNLLIVLLVTTTDQLNVPMFYFLKHLALSDIVLTTDIIPLMLDVTIKEQRAISRVGCITQLYIGAVSSYVQCFLLAVMSYDRLLAICNPLKYTLIMSPNVCLQLVAGLWLSFLTLISSEMILCYQLQFCGQSYIDHFFCEFVPLLNLTVSDASVLRMLDAFFSIPLIFFPFVFIVITYVLIFFSIMKITSLTGRSKFFSTCFSHLISVCTYYVTLVVVYIIPYGEDAFDLNKFRSLLYMAVTPLMNPIIYSLRNTEIRRAIQKLFMFNSVTY